A stretch of DNA from Roseovarius faecimaris:
GCGCTGGAGGCAGAGGCCGAGCCTGCCCCTGCGGCGCCGGCCCCCGAGATGGCCCGCGCGGCACCGGAGGCGGCTGTGGCGCTGGTGGCTGACGCTCTGCGTGCAGCAGAGAAACCCCTGATCATCCTGGGTGGCGGGGCTGTGGCCGGGGCAGACGCCTGGGCAGAGCTTGCCCGGCGGATCGGAGCGGCGAGCTTCACCACCTATGCCGGCACCGGTATCATCCCCAAAAGCGACCGTCTGGCCTATGGCAGCTACCTGGCACGGCCCGACAGCCCGTCTGTGATCGGCGAGGCCGATCTGGTGCTGGCTGTGGGCACGGAATTGTCGGAGAATGACCTCTGGCGGGTGCTTCTGGGTCATCAGGGGCGGCTTATCCGGGTGGATATCGATCCGGAGCAGCTCAATTCGATGCCGGGCACCGACGATGGGGTGCTCTGCGACGCGGCGGCGCTGGCCGAAGGGGTGCTGGCAGAGGACCTGACGGCGGTCAATTCGTGGTCGGCGAAAGATGTGGCGGCCACACGCGCCCGCTGGGAGGCCGAGACCGACGCGGAACGCCCCGGGATCGTGCCGCTGGCGCGGGCCTTGGAGGCGGTGCTCCCCGACGATACGATGATCTATTCGGACATGACGCAGTTTGCCTATGTGTCCAAGGAGGTGTGGACCATGCCGCGCCCCGGACATTGGCATCATCCCTGTGGGTTTGGCACACTTGGATATGCAATGCCCGCGGCGATCGGGGGCTGCATGGCGCGCAAGGGCCTGCCAACAATGGCCATCGCGGGCGATTACGGCTTCCAGTACACGCTGCAGGAGCTGGGCGCCGCCGTGGAACTGGGCCTGCCCCTGCCGATCATCCTGTGGGACAACGGCAAGCTGAAAGAGATCGAGGACAGTATGGTGCGTGCTCAGATTGCGCCCAATGCGGTGATTGCCCATAACCCCGACTTCTGCGCGCTTGCGCGGGCCTATGGCGCCCATGCCGAAGCGCCGGGGAGCATCGAAGAACTGCAATCGGCGGTTCTGGGCGCGTTCAAGGCGGACAAGCCGACGCTGATCTACGTGACACCGGAAACCGCCTGACAGCGGTAGGGTGCGTGCTTGCACGCACCTTCCTGTCAGATCAGTCCCAGCAGCTCACCAGCACGGTCATCTTGACCACTTCGCGGGTCAGTGCCTCGGCCGCCATTTGCGCGCTGTCGGTGGCGTCCGCCGTTGTGACGCCCGCCTGTTCCAGCACCGCGCGGACCGCATCGGCATCGGCGGCAAAGCTTACGCCTTCGGGCAATTGACGGCCATTCTGGGTATTGGGCAGGAGCATGCCCAGCACCGCACCGCCGGCATCCACAACCGGACCACCCGCGTCGCCTTCCAATGTGGAAAGGGCGAGACGTTTCATTTCGGTCTCGCCGTTCAGCCCCTTCACATCCGCGAGGCGGCCAAAGGTCAGCGTGGGCGCGCCCAGAACGCCGCCATAGGAATAGCCGGCAACGGCCACATCGGATTGCAGGCGCGGCGGGGCGCTCTGAAAGGTGGCGACAGCCATCGGGGCAAGCCGCTCCGACGGGCGCAGCACCGCGATGCCAAGCGCCGGGTCGCTGGCGGCAAGTTCGGCGTCATAGACATCTTCGATGGTGATCTTGCGGCACCCCTGCACGGCTTCGGCGGTGGTCACGACAACGCCCGACCGGTCCACGAAAAAGCCCGAGCGTGACATCCTGGGTTTG
This window harbors:
- a CDS encoding 5-guanidino-2-oxopentanoate decarboxylase, whose product is MARRPLGAEISHMLKSRGVDVIFGIPGVHNQEMYRGIEEAGITHVLARHEQGAGFMADGYARASGKPGVAYVITGPGLCNIMTPMGQAYSDSVPVLVISSCLDETAARRGQLHQMLDQEGAARTVCDWSYEARTAGAAYQLIDRALAEFAGTRPRTKHIQVPIRALEAEAEPAPAAPAPEMARAAPEAAVALVADALRAAEKPLIILGGGAVAGADAWAELARRIGAASFTTYAGTGIIPKSDRLAYGSYLARPDSPSVIGEADLVLAVGTELSENDLWRVLLGHQGRLIRVDIDPEQLNSMPGTDDGVLCDAAALAEGVLAEDLTAVNSWSAKDVAATRARWEAETDAERPGIVPLARALEAVLPDDTMIYSDMTQFAYVSKEVWTMPRPGHWHHPCGFGTLGYAMPAAIGGCMARKGLPTMAIAGDYGFQYTLQELGAAVELGLPLPIILWDNGKLKEIEDSMVRAQIAPNAVIAHNPDFCALARAYGAHAEAPGSIEELQSAVLGAFKADKPTLIYVTPETA